The genomic DNA CTTGTTTGGGGCTGGACCGACTGGTCTCGTACGTCCCTTTTTCCATCtcccctcctctctcctctATAACTGGAAGAGTCACTGAGACGAAAAGATCCTCGCCCAACTCCTCCGCCTAAACGGCGGCTGCCGCGTGGTCGTCGCAGCCCCCGAAGGTCTCAAAATGGACCTGGCCAAGTCACTCGGGGCCGGAGACGAGTACATCGCTCTCTCGCGCGAGAACCCCAGCGCGCAATTCGAGCAGTTAAAAGCTGATAATCCGTATGGATTTGACATTGTTGTCGAGGCGACGGGGAGTGTTAGGGTCCTTGAAGATGCGATTAACTATGTGCGGCGTGGTGGGAAATTGGTTGTGTACGGGGTTTATAAGGAGAATGAGAGGGTTGCTTGGAAGCCTAGTAAGATTTGTATGTTTCCCTTTCACTCCTTTTTTCACGATTGAGTGTGCTGATGAGGAAAGTTGGCGATGAAATCACGATCGTGGGTAGCTTCTCGGAGATGAACAAGTTCCCGGCGGCGATTGATTACTTGGATTCGGGCAAGGTCAAGGTGAAGGGGATTGTGAATAAGGTCTTCAAGATTGAGGAGTGGGAGCAGTGCTTGGAGGCGATGAGGAAAAAGAGTGCCATTAAGGCTGCAATTGTTTTTGATTAGTCTAGTTAGTCGAGGGTTGAGATTGAGGCATTCCATAGCAGTAATACAGATCTCCGCTGATATCACCGTTTCCCATCTCCGTCACCACTTCACCTACACAGCACATCCACCAACGCCAATTAAAGAAAATGGTCAAACCACTAACCTTCAAAGGCGATAAGCCCAAAAAGCGCAAGCACCGCACCGACgactcctccacctccacccccaaaccGCCCAAGATCGCAAGGGACTCTGAACAAGGCCCCGAAGATGCGGAAGAAGACACAGAAGACCAAAGCTGGGTTTCAGCAGACACGCCCTCTGACCTCGCCGGTCCGATTGTCCTAGTATTACCATCTGAGAAGCCTACATGTATCGCCAGCGATGCGAATGGAAAAGTTTTCGCCAGTGAATTGGAGAATTTGATCGAGGGCGATCCGGCGACGGCGGAACCGCATGATGTGCGACAGGTCTGGGTTGCGACGAGAGTCGCAGGGACGGAGGGGTTTAGCTTCAAGGGGCATCATGGAAGGTtcgtatttttttttctcgatATACATAGGAAATAGGAGACTGACGGTAGCAGATACCTAAGCTGCGACAACCACGGCATTCCCAGCGCAACATCCTCCGCCATCTCCCACCGCGAAtccttcctcgtcatccCCTCTCCTGACCTCCCCGGTACATTCGCACTACAAACGCACGGCGGTGATAGAGAGTCCTTCCTCTCGATTAGCGAAAGCGACTCCGGACATAAAGGTGGCGGTGTCGACATCCGCGGCGACACGACCACGCTCTCCTTCGAAACAACGATCCGCATCCGGATGCAGGCGCGCTTTAAACCGCGCATTAAGGCGAACAAGGAGAGTAAGGCAATGGAGAAAATTAGTCGGAAGGAGTTAGAGGGGATTGTGGGGAGGAGGTTGGAGGATTCGGAGGTGAAGAGGTtgaggagggcgaggagggagGGGAATTTCCATGAAGAGGTGTTGGATGTTAGGGTGAGGGGCAAGCATGATAAGTTTGCTTGATTGTCTTTCAAGGGAGATTGGTTCGGGAGGGTGTTGAGCCGACGTTATCTGGTTTAGTCTGGCCCAGGCAAGGTCAGACAGAACGGCCGGGATAGGTCTTATACAGAGCAAGGTTACTCTGTTGACTACGAAGTCACGCCGACTCGCATGTTGACCATCGGCTTCGAGTCATTACATGAAAGAGCAACTTGTATGTATACAACAAGATACATGACATTGCTAAGGGGTATCATAACACAATCAAGAACAATTACAGATAGACCAGAATGACAAATTACCGCGTCCTCCGCTGCATATAATCCCGTTGAACCATGATATTCGTCACGGGTATAGGATGCGTCCCCGACGGCAGCACACTCTTCTTGCATAATGGACATAGACTGCTATTCTGCGTCAGGAACGTATCGATGCAATGTGCATCGAAGATATGCCCGCACGGCATCTCTCGTACAATCGACAGTCCAGGCTCGTAGTCATCTAAGCAAATGGCGCATGTGGTTTGGGAGTAGCTGAGTCGGTCTACGGAAAGTGTAGTTGATATTGGCTGGTTTACTGTTGTAGTGGTTgtgttggcggtggtggtagtagtggtggtggcaggTTGTGGTCGTTGGATATGAGGTTCGTGATCTGCGTCAATCTCATCTCTGTCTTCtggttcttcttcaatggtaGTTATTGATCCATGGCAGTCGGAAAAGAACTTCGTGTGGTGCGAGTGCGTGTTGTTGGGTAGTAGTGCCTCTGGCGGCGCGTTGACATCAGGAAAGGTATATTTCGGGAGCTGGTCCACAATCTCTTGTGGAACTTTCATCTGGTTAAGACCAAGGGATTCAAGATCTGCATCGCCAGCTTCGATTCTTCGTCGCAGACGTCGTCGACGTCTTTTCTGCACGATCTGATAGCAGACCAGCAAGAGCATGCTGAGGACTAATATAGTGCCGAGGATAGCGAGGACAAATCCCCACAGACTGGGCATCTTTTTACCATTTTTGGCTAGAAAGAGAATCATGGTTAGACAAGATATCAGCTGCCTATACTTCCCTTGCCGTTTTGTGTATCACTCAGAACGTGGCGGGTACGACTTACCCAGGTCAATGAACGTAAAGAGTCGCACATCCTCATGATAGTGCCGATGCGGTGCAACAGCACTACTGTCATTTTCGTGCGGAGAGGTTAAAGTCGTATCCTCCGAATACCAGGATAGTCTCTGCATCAGCGTCGCCCCATCCGGTCCTGGAATCGCATATACCGGATATTCATTTCGATTTTTCCATTCGTCGCCGTCGCCCAGAACCCATGTCGGATCATCTGGCGAAGGGGGTTTCTCTTTATTGTCTTGGGTAGGCAGGAAGAATATCAACGCATCGGGTTCATCGTGCCGTGAAGCTTTTAGGAACGAGTGGGAGCATTCGACGGATATCCATGGCGCCAAGGCGATGGAATGATTTCCAAACGGCGAGACGTCTTCTTTCCGCGTGACATTGGGAGGGACAAATGGCGCAGCTATATCGTTACACGGATCATGGGGGTTGAGGCTGGGGACGAAGAGTAATCCCTGGATCGGGTCATTTTCCGGAGCGTTATGCGTGGAGAGCGTCTGGACGTTGCCATTCAGCACGAGACGAAAATCCAGGCTACTCTGTAGTGAGAGTTTTATTCACCATATTAGTCTTCTTTCATCACAGATATCAAAGTAAAATAAGTTAAATAAACTCACGTACATTGGTGGATGGTGTTGTATTTGTCGTCCCAGGGCCCGCAAAGAGCGTGGCCGCCGTGGTGAGGGAATCGGCAGCTATACCCATTGTCAGTCTCTGCGATAATGATGTATCGATAAAGGATCAGAGATGGATATTATGATTATCTCTTAGCAGACGAAGGGATGGAATGACAGGCAAACCATGGCTTCAGGGAAGGGTTCCATACACATAATGATCGAAACCAAAACGAGGCAGCGAAACGCACAAATTTGCCTGCATTCGCAGGAGTAACGAGAGAACCAGAGTATTAAAGACTCTAGCTAGCAAGCCATGCCGCATCAATCTCCAACGGCGATAAGCTGAAACCCAGCATGACCACTGTTTCCATACCTAGAAGTTCGGGAGGAATGCAACAccttgaaaaggaagaaccgtcgaagaaagaagaagagaaagaaagagaatgcCTTGCAGACAGGACGCATCCGTCTCCGGATGTCACACGGATAGGGGAATCAAGCTGGCACGAAGCCCTTGTTCGCACCGCAAGGGGATCACACAATGCATGGTTGTATCCGGAAGGAGGGCGCCGTTCGCAGAGGGAGTCGAAGGACTGACGTTTTCAGCATACCGCGGCTGAATCCGGTCGAACATTGCAAGAAGGACATTATATGCCCCTGTATATGATATAGTATGATATGATATACTGCAGAGCCTGCGGCGGCCCTGTACGTATCAGATTCGCGCTGCATATACTACGTAGGCCTACAGAGGTTAGTATGGGGTTCTTCAGCGGGCTAGAGGAGCTCAACGTAGTAACACCACACCATTTACACGAGGTCAGCTTCTATATCAGCTATTATTCTTCACTGTCAAATTCCCTGGTTTGTACTGAAACAAACAAGGCAATGATGCAGGTTCTCCAGATTCATCTATATCACGTGATGTCACGTGCAATTATCACCAacttctctcttcctctttgggCCAAGTTTGGCTTCGACCTCGAGTCGCATACACTCTCTGATCAAAACCATATTGTACACAGCTGTAACCTGTACCTGAGCTGATGGTGTAgctttgatttttttttttttacatTCTCGCTCACTCCTTCCTGAATAAGGGCTACATTGCCTTCGCTCCCTGTCTCTACAACATGTGCCTGTGATCTCGACCATTCCACGACATAACACCCTTCGTTAAGCTATTTGTTTCTCGACCCCACCCGTCTTCTCAAATCGCACCTCCCCCCCGGCGGATACTATATCTTCTCgtccctttttccttccaTCTGTGATCGACCTTCCCAATGGCGCCCGCGACTAAAGGCAAAGGCAAAGGTCGCGAAACACGCCCCTCGCGAAGTCGCAACACGACCCCAAGCTCCAGTTTTAGCGCTGGTCCAACCGCGTCGGCTCCTACACCTACCTACTACGTCGACAGCGACCTCTCCAAACTACTCATACCGTCGTCGCAATATGCGGAGATCCTCGAGCGGATGGGTGGAGTCGGCCCCATCCCCGACTCCAAGTCGCTAGAATCCTTGGTGGAAGAACTCAAAAATCTCGCACAAATGGCCGATACACGCGGAGACGTTTGCAATGCTGGTATCCGAGAACTGTCTCAGAAACGAAAGGATGTGCCGGAAGAACCCGAACCAATGGATCGCGATTCCGGAGAACGTACGAGGATGAAGCGCGAGgtggatgacgatgaggatttACCGATAAAAAGTGGGAAATTGAAGAAGCGAAAGGAGCGTGGAGGCAGCGCAAAGGAAGAACGTCCATTAAATCATGGTGCGCATGAGGTCGCTCGTCAGGATGGTGCTGAGACCAAGATTGAGGGTGGTGAGTTTACCTTGCTATGTTTTCAATATGTCCCTTCTGCTATCCACTGCCTATCATCTTTACCTCGAGTTCTATCGATAAGCATTCACTCGGTTGCGAATTTGTCTCTATGGTGTATACAGAATGCTAATTTTCTACAGCGGCCTCTCCGGCCTCGAAGAGATCCAAGAATGCGGCTTCAGAGGGCTCCCCTCTTTCCCCTGCTTCAAGAACGTCCCCTGAACACGCTGCGACGACCACCGCGGAAGCTCTCGCGGGAGCCGGCTCGCCTGGCTCTGAGCACAGCGCAGACTCACATCAGCGCGAACCAGCACCGACAGTCCCCCAGGTCCAGGTCTTCGGTCCGAATCCGATCAAATTCGACGATCcgaccatataccatatccGTGAGGTAACGCCTGAGATGTCGGACGATGCGAAGAAGGAGATATACTCGGTTGCTGTTTTCCCTCGGAGTGATTTAAGCCATCTGATGGCCGGCACTCCGCCAGACAAAGATTTTAGCAATGCTAAGCCGGCCAACCAAGTTAGCGCGAACACTTTCCAGGCGTATATCGAACCTTTTGTGCGCCCATTAATGGAAGAGGACATTGCTTGGCTCAAGGAGAAGGTCAGTAAATCTCCCGCTCTTGCGCAGATTTGAAGCTAACAACCAAACAGGGCGATCGTGTAACTCCTTTTATCATGCCCCCACGTGGAAAGAAACAGTATAAGGATATCTGGGCTGAAGAGGACGGATCAATGAACATCGACAGGGCTAACGGCGATAGTGACCGTCTCCCACTGAACCAAGGCCGCGGCAGCATCGACCAGGTTACAGATGAGACTGCGGAAACTGATCAGGTATCGGTTGGCCCAATGGTCAGCCGTCTCTATTCGCTTCTACGATATGAGCACCGCGCTCCGGCCGACGAAAATCTCACGAATGGTGTCAATGGGGAACCCTCCACCAATGGCGCGCTAAACGGCGGCGATTCAATGGACCTCGATAACCTAGCCCCTGAACAATCCGAGAACAAACCCCTACCTTCAGCAACCTCTTTCCCCGACGCATCACCAACGGGCTTTAAAGTCCCGGCAGCGAAACTAGACCACGCCCAACTCGACGAACGCCTCAAAGCAGAACTACGCCATGTCGGCTTCATCGGGCCCGACGACAACCCCGACTACGACGCCCACTACGACGACGACATAGCCCaacgcctccgcctcctccaaGGTGAACTCAAGAAACAAATCATAATCAATAACGCCCGCAAAGCCCGCATCCTCGACATCGCCCGCGAACGCATGGCCCACCAAGAATACACCACCATCCACGACGACCTCGACACCCAGGTCCAGCAAGCATACCTGAAGCGCAGCCGCACACTCGGCAAGAGCAAAAAGGGCTCACAGGCTAAAAACCGGCCTGGTGCCGGTGGCGCGCACATCGGCGCTGCGCGCCCTGCCATCGGTGATGCAGCGCGGACGCTTATGGATCGGAGAAAGCGGTGGGAGGATTGCATTGGGCCTGTTTTCCAGGATTGTAAGACGAGTGTTCCCGGTGCTGGGGAGACTGTTTTTGAGCCGGGGGTTATGGCGGAGTTTGAGAAGGCGGAGGCTGAGGGGTGGGATGAGGAGCAGGAGTAACTCGTTATTTCTTTGCATCTCTTTGTATATTCTCTTTCTCGTGTACAGCATTTTTTGCCTTTAACTTTGACGATGGATATGATAAACGGAGTATACACGCCGGAATGGGTTGGCGACGGCGTTGGTGGTCTTTTCAAATTACTATACTTTATGCTGTTCTATACCTCAACCAATACAAACCATCCATTCGAAAGAATCAGGGTATCTCAGTATCTACATAACCCAATGCCAATAACAAGTTACCGATGTATAATCAACACCTCCCCGGGATACCTCTTCAACCTCGCCATCAACACCTTCTCACCAACCTCCAGCTCCGTACAAATCTGATCAAAACAATGCATCCCATCCAAATACCTTGATAAACTCTTATCATCGATGaaatcctcctcttcttcacccTCTTCGTATGTGAAACTCCGATTCCCCTGCGCAGAAGTTCCGTATTGGTACTCATCGCTTCGTCGGCCAATGAGGGGTTCGCTATCGCCTGCACTCGTAGCGTATATACTGGGTGTATTCGCGCCTGTTCCTGGGCCTCGTGAGGAGAAGCCGCTGTTGGTGCCGGTGCTGGGgagatggtggtggtggtgatgattgTGATGATGCGAATGCTTCGGGAATCCAGTTGCATACGCGTATTTGTGGACGCGGTACAAGAAACCCTTGATAATTCCAAAGGTGATGAAGCGCCGTATATCGATGTATGCTAGTTGCCGGCTGTGCTGGGCGTACCATTGTTTAACGCTCTGGCCTTGTTTCAGGCTTGCGTAGAGCTCGACGATAGCGACGCCGTCGACGACCTGGTGCTGTTGTGATCTGTCTATTGCGCTCTCTGTGGTAGTGGATGGATCGTTGGGATCGCTGGGCGGTTGGGCATCGTCGCCCATGGGTGGCCAGACTTCGTCGGGGTCGAGGAATGGtcctccaccgccgccgccggtgACGACGGTTCCTGTTGCACTGGCTGTGGTGTCTGAGCTGCTTGGTCGCCCGGTGATGTCGCTGCGAGCGCTGGACCAGGGGGCTGCGGGTGCTTGGCCTGGTGTTGTTGGGGAGGGTGCTAATTGTGGTGCGAAGAGGGTGTTCACGTAGCGTGCACATTCGCGCTGCATATTTTCCTCGGAGCCGATACTGGAGCTGAACTGTGCCGTCGGGGCGTATATGGCGGAGAAGGTGAAGATGTCGAGGAGTAGGAGGCAGCCGTAGTAGAGTAAGTGTTTGATTGCGCGACAGGTGAGGGAGAAGTCTGTGTCGGCAAGAATGGAGATGATGCGGACGCTGTTCACACCGTTGATATAAGGAACGACCTGAGATGTTAGCTTCATTCGTTGATAAGAGTGCAGTGTACATACGCGCTGCATGGTAAGATCCCAATTCTCGTCCATGAACGCTTGATACCGCACGGTAAACAGGGGGACCTGCCACGCCTTAACCGACGGAGGAGCAGGATAAACCGGGAACAATTTGATATTCAGCGTATTCAAATCGTCTGCATCGCATCATTAGCAACCAACAGCCAGCCTAAGGAAGCCGGTGCACATACCAATCGGAATCATACTCTCGCAATAATTATTCAAATCCTCCATCAAAGTCTCACACAAGCTATAAACCTTTCCTTCTCCATTCTTCGAATGATCCCTTGACAAAAATCCACTCTGCTCCTCCAATTCCCGCATCAAATCTGCTAATTTCTGCACCACGCTCTTGTACGTACTgaaatcctcctcctccgcgaGCACCACACAGAAGTTGAAGATGAATTCATTGCGGTCATATCGCTGCGACTTGATGCAGATAGGATAGCCCAAGATGCGGTGGCCGTTCGTGCAGACCTGGATCAAGTTTCCGCAGAGTTCCTGGCGTGGGATCACGAAGAAGGAGATATCGGAGAAGGTCAGAAAGAGGGGTTGCGAGGGCGCGTTCGCGGAGGGGACGATGGCGCCATCGGGGACTTGGTGGACGACCTTGGGCCCTGTTGGTGTTAATGAGGATTGCAACTGCGAGAATTGACAATGTTGACTTGCCCTCCTGGGTATCGAATTTGCTGTAGAAGATGGCTTTGATCATGGTGCGGGACAAGCTCAAGGTCTGTTATCTGAGTTGGATTCCAGCATAAGCTATGGCAAGCTATGGAATGAATTCAACGTGAATATCATTGTTGTAAGTCTAGCAGGACCAACTGTCACTTTATTATGGTATTTGTAATGGTCATTGCGCGAGGCTCTGTAACGTGAAGAAGTTGGTAGGGGTTGCGGCAGATATGCGGGGAGCTCCCAGGCGGAGAATCAGAACGGAGATAAGCTAGCAATTAGAAATTATGCAGATAACTAGCAAAAGGAATTAATTAGAACTCTCAACAGCATTCTATGCGTTGTTAAAAGTTTGAGCCATAGCTATATTTGACAATAGATCTGAAGATAAAACGAGACGGCCAAACCAAACGAAGAATTGAGAAAGAAGGGGTATTTAAAGGACAGCAATATGCTCAAGGAACGCAAAGAGCCACACAGCCAGAAATCGGATTTGGTAAAATGCAGAGGAACGCCGGAATAGATCTCATACTAAGAGATTGTGAAgtaaaggaaagaaagaaaagcgCCGCCATATCAAATGACGGCTGGAGAACAGGCGCTGCCTGTTGAATCGCAATAAAAGAGAGTAGGGCCAGGAAAGTAGGAGAGCAATCGTTGTCGATATCCAGACTTCACCGCGCTCGAGGGTGCACGGAGGTACGTCGAAGGATTGATCGATCTGACGGGTCTGAAAGGATGTAGGATCCCGGATATGGAGCTGATGTCGCGGCGACACCGGTCCGACTTGAATGGGGCAGCGGAGAATGAGGGATATAAGTCACAAATCTCAGTGGTTGATTTGCACGAATCGCGTTGATCATGTTGGCGTAGCTACCGCGTTCGCCGGCTTCTTTCAGCCATTGCTCCCAGTCTTCATCGAGCGGGACATTGACTCCTTGTTCTCGCGCTGCCGTCGCTGCCAAAAGACGATGGTTCAATTCCACGCCGCAGCTCTCCATCTCCTCGTCGCTGGAATCGTCCTCTGACATATGATGCGACACAGGACAATCCACCCCTCGATCGTCGATCACACCGGTGGTCTCAGTGTCGGTGATGATAATATCATTTTGGGATTCGGTGATTGATTCAATGTCCTCGGCGGATTCTGTATCGTCTTCGTAATGAACTTCGATGGATGGGAGGGGACGGGGCGACGCGGGTCGAACACCGTTGGCCGTGGTATCTTGAACCTTGATCCCTGCTTCCTTCTCATAACGCTCGCGCGCGGATTTGGTGCCCTCCCAGCGACACAAAGAAGAGATCTCAGCTTCCGTCAAACGAAGCTCGTCGAAAGTCCGGAACAACCTGCGGTGCCAGGGAAATCGACCCAGGCGCATGCGATGGGGGCCATATGAATAATCCAACCCCGGGTACTGGGCCTCAATGCAATCCAACGAACCGTAAAAAGTGGAAGTTTCGATACGGACTTCGGGAACTAGGTTGCGAGTTATGTGCGCCGACCATGAAGAAGGATCACTGGTGCGAGGACGAGGGAAGATCGCGTTGTAGACGATCTGGCCAAGGGATGGTTTATGCATGGTGGACGGGGCGGAGAACGAGAGGGGAAGAGAGTAGAGAGATGAACGAGGGGAGGAACAAATTCAAAAGAAATGAGGAGAGAGTATATGAGGAAGtaattcaaaaaaaaaaaaaaaaaccagtACTCCAGAGAAGGCAACCCAGGCCTTTctaaagagagaaagagggatGGTTAAGGAAGAAGGATGCAGAAAGGGGAGAACGACCGATAGTCAAATCTGGGGAAGTCAGCGGGACAAGCTGAAAGGACAACCACACAGAAGAGACGGTCTCAGAGGTTTATTATAGACGGGTCGAAtatggaaagaaagaaagagaaataaTGCCAATAGCTCAAggggaaaaaggaaaaaaaaaagccgcTGAGGTGACAGGAAGGGTGAAAGCCTCGGCCACTGAATGGCAGCTAAACGACTCGCGATGGAGCACTGGCGAAACACCTGGACCTTtatataaatatatatatatatatatatttatatTTATAAATGGAGTGAACTTGGTGGAATTCAATAATATTCGCAATGTCAATGGTTCTTCAAATTTGCGATACCGACGTGGTCGCTTTCATACAGGCGCAAGAGAAGAGATCTCACAGGTTCATCGCATGGGATTCCAGCTGATTACTGATGCGAACCGCCAATCTGAAGCAGAAAGAAACACGACAGAAGGACAGAAGGACAGATATGATATTCCAGATGGGATTTATTCAATATATAGCGCAGAATGAGTCGAATGCCGGCCAGCGCATCCCTCACAGCCAGCATGTAAAAAAGGATAGAGAGAAATCCCACGTCTGCGAATGATGATTGCCGAATGTCTTGTCCTATCAAATAATCCAATGCCTCCGATTCGCGCAGATTCAATATTGGCGGTCCAGCCGCGCCCCGGCTGGCTCTAAAAGTCCTCCGATTCAGCGCTGGCCGGCGGGTCTAGCGCATGGCCACTTGGTCGTCTGGGCCAGCTGGAAAAAAGATGTGAAAAGTGCCATTTCCACTTGTGGATGCCAGCATGGCCGGGAGGAGCTGAAGTGGGAGGAGGCAAGAAAAAAGTGAGCTGTGTTGGTCAGAATGCGGGTTATGCAGTTTTCCAGTCGGATTCTCCTCCGGCCAGAAAAAACTTCGTACTTGTTAGTTGTCAATGGAAGTGGTCTGGTTCACCGTTTAATTATCATCGAAGTAAAGTAGAGCAATAGACTTGTAGCTTGCGGTGAGATCGGCATGTTTGCTTCTCTCAAGAGACGGTATGTATGTAGCTTTCTGACCTGTCTACAGCTAAGAATTCCCAAAGAGGGAACTTTGAAGCTTTTTCGATGCGGTCACGTGCAATACCATCCGCCGCTCACCTTTTCTTGAGCCTCATCCATCCTACTTGTACTGTAATAGTCAGATACAGAATACGGTCAAATACTATCATTATCAACTAGGGTCATGTCCTGTTAGACCCCCCAGTCACACCGATGTCGACATTTGATGGCATCGTTCAAGGTAAGAGCATACTACCAGTTTAACGGACCCGAGACTGACCTTTATAGAATTTCCTTATATACAAAGtgagctctgctccatataAAAGTTGAACGAAGCTAAACAGCTAGTCGACTACTTTCGCAGAAACCCAGACAGGCCACCGCCACTTGCCTGCTTCCTCAGCCATGTACACAGCGACCATCTTCAGGGCCTGGAGTCCTTCCGTGCTCCTTTCATCTATTGCTCTGCAGCTACAAGAGAGGTATGCTTATATAAATTGATATATTTATCTCGCAGAGCTAATGCAGAAC from Aspergillus chevalieri M1 DNA, chromosome 1, nearly complete sequence includes the following:
- a CDS encoding zinc-dependent alcohol dehydrogenase family protein (COG:Q;~EggNog:ENOG410PIGG;~InterPro:IPR013154,IPR013149,IPR002328,IPR036291, IPR011032,IPR020843;~PFAM:PF00107,PF08240,PF16912,PF13602;~go_function: GO:0008270 - zinc ion binding [Evidence IEA];~go_function: GO:0016491 - oxidoreductase activity [Evidence IEA];~go_process: GO:0055114 - oxidation-reduction process [Evidence IEA]), which gives rise to MATGLPLTMKALKYEKPEVHSIVEAPLPTLRENDVLIKVKACGVCGTDLHIHEGEFIAKFPVIPGHETVGEVAALGPNVTGFEIGDRVVADNSELCGVCFYCRRGEELFCEKFQAHGVNVDGGFAEYCAFPAARVFKIKNLSDVDATLLEPASCAAHGLDKIAPKMGSSVLLFGAGPTGLILAQLLRLNGGCRVVVAAPEGLKMDLAKSLGAGDEYIALSRENPSAQFEQLKADNPYGFDIVVEATGSVRVLEDAINYVRRGGKLVVYGVYKENERVAWKPSKIFGDEITIVGSFSEMNKFPAAIDYLDSGKVKVKGIVNKVFKIEEWEQCLEAMRKKSAIKAAIVFD
- a CDS encoding uncharacterized protein (COG:Z;~EggNog:ENOG410PJ27;~InterPro:IPR010414,IPR008999;~PFAM:PF06229), which encodes MVKPLTFKGDKPKKRKHRTDDSSTSTPKPPKIARDSEQGPEDAEEDTEDQSWVSADTPSDLAGPIVLVLPSEKPTCIASDANGKVFASELENLIEGDPATAEPHDVRQVWVATRVAGTEGFSFKGHHGRYLSCDNHGIPSATSSAISHRESFLVIPSPDLPGTFALQTHGGDRESFLSISESDSGHKGGGVDIRGDTTTLSFETTIRIRMQARFKPRIKANKESKAMEKISRKELEGIVGRRLEDSEVKRLRRARREGNFHEEVLDVRVRGKHDKFA
- the NPR2 gene encoding nitrogen permease regulating protein NPR2 (BUSCO:EOG09262H34;~COG:P;~EggNog:ENOG410PHY7;~InterPro:IPR009348;~PFAM:PF06218;~TransMembrane:1 (i235-254o)) produces the protein MIKAIFYSKFDTQEGPKVVHQVPDGAIVPSANAPSQPLFLTFSDISFFVIPRQELCGNLIQVCTNGHRILGYPICIKSQRYDRNEFIFNFCVVLAEEEDFSTYKSVVQKLADLMRELEEQSGFLSRDHSKNGEGKVYSLCETLMEDLNNYCESMIPIDDLNTLNIKLFPVYPAPPSVKAWQVPLFTVRYQAFMDENWDLTMQRVVPYINGVNSVRIISILADTDFSLTCRAIKHLLYYGCLLLLDIFTFSAIYAPTAQFSSSIGSEENMQRECARYVNTLFAPQLAPSPTTPGQAPAAPWSSARSDITGRPSSSDTTASATGTVVTGGGGGGPFLDPDEVWPPMGDDAQPPSDPNDPSTTTESAIDRSQQHQVVDGVAIVELYASLKQGQSVKQWYAQHSRQLAYIDIRRFITFGIIKGFLYRVHKYAYATGFPKHSHHHNHHHHHHLPSTGTNSGFSSRGPGTGANTPSIYATSAGDSEPLIGRRSDEYQYGTSAQGNRSFTYEEGEEEEDFIDDKSLSRYLDGMHCFDQICTELEVGEKVLMARLKRYPGEVLIIHR
- a CDS encoding E3 ubiquitin-protein ligase RNF103 (COG:O;~EggNog:ENOG410PM1V;~InterPro:IPR001841,IPR013083;~PFAM:PF17123,PF13923,PF00097,PF13445,PF13639;~TransMembrane:1 (o220-245i)) codes for the protein MSADSLTTAATLFAGPGTTNTTPSTNSSLDFRLVLNGNVQTLSTHNAPENDPIQGLLFVPSLNPHDPCNDIAAPFVPPNVTRKEDVSPFGNHSIALAPWISVECSHSFLKASRHDEPDALIFFLPTQDNKEKPPSPDDPTWVLGDGDEWKNRNEYPVYAIPGPDGATLMQRLSWYSEDTTLTSPHENDSSAVAPHRHYHEDVRLFTFIDLAKNGKKMPSLWGFVLAILGTILVLSMLLLVCYQIVQKRRRRRLRRRIEAGDADLESLGLNQMKVPQEIVDQLPKYTFPDVNAPPEALLPNNTHSHHTKFFSDCHGSITTIEEEPEDRDEIDADHEPHIQRPQPATTTTTTTANTTTTTVNQPISTTLSVDRLSYSQTTCAICLDDYEPGLSIVREMPCGHIFDAHCIDTFLTQNSSLCPLCKKSVLPSGTHPIPVTNIMVQRDYMQRRTR
- a CDS encoding uncharacterized protein (COG:S;~EggNog:ENOG410PPK9); its protein translation is MHKPSLGQIVYNAIFPRPRTSDPSSWSAHITRNLVPEVRIETSTFYGSLDCIEAQYPGLDYSYGPHRMRLGRFPWHRRLFRTFDELRLTEAEISSLCRWEGTKSARERYEKEAGIKVQDTTANGVRPASPRPLPSIEVHYEDDTESAEDIESITESQNDIIITDTETTGVIDDRGVDCPVSHHMSEDDSSDEEMESCGVELNHRLLAATAAREQGVNVPLDEDWEQWLKEAGERGSYANMINAIRANQPLRFVTYIPHSPLPHSSRTGVAATSAPYPGSYILSDPSDRSILRRTSVHPRAR
- the NGG1 gene encoding histone acetyltransferase NGG1 (BUSCO:EOG09261EMF;~COG:B;~EggNog:ENOG410PFND;~InterPro:IPR019340;~PFAM:PF10198) yields the protein MAPATKGKGKGRETRPSRSRNTTPSSSFSAGPTASAPTPTYYVDSDLSKLLIPSSQYAEILERMGGVGPIPDSKSLESLVEELKNLAQMADTRGDVCNAGIRELSQKRKDVPEEPEPMDRDSGERTRMKREVDDDEDLPIKSGKLKKRKERGGSAKEERPLNHGAHEVARQDGAETKIEGAASPASKRSKNAASEGSPLSPASRTSPEHAATTTAEALAGAGSPGSEHSADSHQREPAPTVPQVQVFGPNPIKFDDPTIYHIREVTPEMSDDAKKEIYSVAVFPRSDLSHLMAGTPPDKDFSNAKPANQVSANTFQAYIEPFVRPLMEEDIAWLKEKGDRVTPFIMPPRGKKQYKDIWAEEDGSMNIDRANGDSDRLPLNQGRGSIDQVTDETAETDQVSVGPMVSRLYSLLRYEHRAPADENLTNGVNGEPSTNGALNGGDSMDLDNLAPEQSENKPLPSATSFPDASPTGFKVPAAKLDHAQLDERLKAELRHVGFIGPDDNPDYDAHYDDDIAQRLRLLQGELKKQIIINNARKARILDIARERMAHQEYTTIHDDLDTQVQQAYLKRSRTLGKSKKGSQAKNRPGAGGAHIGAARPAIGDAARTLMDRRKRWEDCIGPVFQDCKTSVPGAGETVFEPGVMAEFEKAEAEGWDEEQE